One genomic segment of Brassica napus cultivar Da-Ae chromosome A3, Da-Ae, whole genome shotgun sequence includes these proteins:
- the LOC106444243 gene encoding mechanosensitive ion channel protein 7-like, which translates to MDLRKPFSSYRSYKKIISTQSAGSSLDGNKADMERDSSYTFWQDIGTDDHTQGQKSGSFDFPQYRDEITLDVDDEEAAEDITNTPASALDASKVSFKINDSSGSVRSRTSSTSFSSATMRMNLDPQDQDEEVVVRCSSMRKTELVSRAKARSRLIDPPQEEEQQYSSWMGTSEQLRSGLLARQSSLEEEDDHSLAEEDVPEEYRRTKMDAITLLQWLSLVAVVILLVLSLGLHSWRDTTLWKLHLWKWEVVFLVLICGRLVSGMGIRIIVFFIERNFLLRKRVLYFVYGVKTAVQNCLWLGLVLIAWHFLFDKKVERETQSDVLLLVTKILTCFLLSTILWLIKTLVVKVLASSFHVSTYFDRIQEALFHHYLIETLSGPPMLELSRIEEEEERAQEEIFKMQKGGADLSPDLYSAAFPPEKNGSVSNSVKTPIIPKTGTDSGITMNDLNRMNQKNVSAWNMKRLIKIVRHVSLTTLDEQALQNTSEDESIRQIRSEKEAKAAARKIFKNVAQRGTKHIYLEDLMRFLRADEAIKTMSLFEGALVTKKITKSALKNWLVNAFRERRALALTLNDTKTAVNKLHHMINFLTAIVIVIIWLVLLEIATSKSLLFLTSQVVLLAFMFGNSLKTVFESIIFLFIIHPYDVGDRLVIDTVEMVVEEMNILTTVFLRADNLKIVYPNILLWQKAIHNYNRSPDMGDEVQCCVHITTPPEKIVAIKQRISSYIDSKPEYWYPKADIIVKDVEDLNIVRLAIWPRHKINHQNMGEKFTRRALLVEEVIKILLELDIQYRFHPLDINVKTMPTVVSSRVPPGWSQNPDIQGSN; encoded by the exons ATGGATTTGCGAAAACCCTTTAGCTCTTATAGGTCTTACAAAAAGATTATAAGCACACAGAGCGCAGGCTCCAGCCTCGACGGCAACAAAGCAGACATGGAACGTGACTCCAGCTACACGTTCTGGCAAGACATTGGAACCGATGACCACACGCAAGGCCAGAAGAGCGGTAGTTTCGATTTCCCGCAATACCGCGATGAGATTACACTCGATGTGGACGACGAGGAAGCAGCGGAGGATATCACCAACACACCAGCCTCGGCGTTAGACGCGTCGAAAGTCTCTTTCAAAATCAATGATTCTTCAGGTTCGGTCCGTTCTCGTACGTCTTCCACTTCTTTTTCCTCGGCGACAATGCGGATGAACTTAGACCCGCAAGACCAGGACGAAGAAGTAGTTGTGAGATGCTCATCGATGAGGAAGACAGAGCTCGTCTCTAGGGCGAAAGCAAGATCAAGGCTGATAGATCCTCCACAAGAAGAGGAGCAGCAGTATTCGAGTTGGATGGGGACATCAGAACAGCTAAGATCCGGTTTACTTGCGAGACAATCAAGTctcgaggaagaagatgatcatTCATTAGCTGAGGAAGATGTTCCTGAAGAATATAGAAGGACAAAGATGGACGCTATCACGCTGCTTCAATGGCTGAGCTTGGTAGCAGTGGTGATACTACTAGTGTTGAGCTTAGGGCTTCATTCATGGAGAGACACGACGCTTTGGAAGCTTCACTTGTGGAAATGGGAAGTGGTGTTTCTTGTTCTCATCTGCGGGAGGCTTGTCTCCGGGATGGGAATCCGAATCATCGTCTTCTTTATCGAGAGAAACTTCCTTTTGAGAAAGAGGGTTCTTTACTTTGTCTACGGCGTGAAGACGGCTGTTCAGAACTGTCTCTGGCTAGGGCTGGTTCTCATCGCGTGGCATTTCTTGTTCGACAAGAAAGTAGAAAGAGAAACTCAGAGCGACGTTCTGCTTTTGGTGACCAAGATCTTGACGTGTTTCTTGTTGAGCACCATCTTGTGGTTGATCAAGACGTTGGTGGTTAAAGTTCTCGCCTCTTCGTTCCACGTCAGCACCTACTTTGATCGGATTCAAGAAGCGCTGTTTCATCATTACTTGATAGAGACGTTATCCGGACCGCCGATGCTTGAGCTGAGCAGGatcgaagaagaggaagagcgaGCGCAAGAAGAGATCTTCAAGATGCAGAAAGGAGGTGCTGATCTATCGCCTGACCTATACTCAGCTGCGTTTCCGCCGGAAAAGAACGGGAGTGTGTCGAACAGCGTGAAGACTCCGATCATCCCAAAGACAGGAACTGATAGTGGAATCACGATGAATGATTTGAATAGGATGAATCAGAAGAATGTATCGGCTTGGAACATGAAGAGACTGATCAAGATTGTGAGACATGTCTCCTTGACGACATTGGATGAGCAAGCGCTTCAAAACACATCTGAAGATGAGTCTATCAGACAGATACGGAGCGAAAAAGAAGCTAAAGCAGCTGCAAGAAAGATTTTCAAGAATGTGGCTCAACGTGGAACAAA GCACATTTACTTGGAGGATTTGATGAGATTTTTACGAGCAGACGAGGCGATTAAGACAATGAGTCTCTTTGAAGGTGCATTAGTGACCAAAAAGATTACCAAATCAGCCTTGAAGAACTGGCTG GTGAATGCTTTCAGAGAGAGAAGAGCTCTTGCCCTGACACTCAACGATACCAAAACAGCAGTGAACAAACTCCATCACATGATTAATTTTCTCACTGCAATTGTCATAGTGATCATATGGCTAGTCCTTCTTGAGATTGCCACTTCAAAGTCTCTTCTCTTTTTAACTTCACAAGTTGTACTCTTAGCCTTTATGTTTGGAAACTCTCTCAAGACCGTCTTTGAATCAATCATTTTCCTCTTCATTATTCACCCTTATGATGTTGGTGATCGGTTGGTGATTGATACTGTAGAG ATGGTGGTGGAGGAAATGAACATTCTCACAACAGTGTTCTTGAGGGCTGATAATCTGAAGATTGTGTATCCGAATATTCTTCTATGGCAGAAAGCTATCCACAATTACAACCGTAGTCCGGACATGGGAGATGAAGTGCAGTGTTGTGTCCACATTACTACTCCACCTGAAAAGATTGTTGCAATCAAACAGCGAATCTCAAG CTACATCGATAGCAAGCCAGAGTATTGGTATCCGAAAGCTGATATAATTGTAAAGGATGTGGAAGATTTGAACATTGTGAGGTTAGCAATATGGCCACGACATAAGATTAACCACCAAAACATGGGagagaaattcacaagaagggccTTGTTGGTTGAGGAGGTGATCAAAATCCTGCTTGAGCTTGACATTCAGTATCGTTTTCACCCGCTTGACATCAATGTCAAGACAATGCCTACGGTTGTCTCAAGTAGAGTTCCACCTGGTTGGTCACAAAACCCTGATATACAGGGTAGTAACTAG
- the LOC106439821 gene encoding pentatricopeptide repeat-containing protein At2g17033, translating to MNEMTISTCSIALQRFLFTPPPQSLSQGRREKLMEVRCKAGAVPLMKQSHKFLSSLSSPALAGDPSATNRHIKKFVAASPKSVSLNVLSHLLSPHTSLPHLSFFALYLYSEITQASWFDWNPKLIADLVALLNKLERLQESETLLSTTLTNLKSNERDLALFLCSLAESNSKQGSAQGFNQACLRLREILQTSSSVYLKTQAYKSMVSGLCNMDQPNDAETVIEEMRLEKLKPGVFEYKSVLYGYGRLGLFDDMNRIVHRMETEGHRVDTVCSNMVLSSYGAHDALPQMGSWLQRLKDFNVPLSLRTYNTVLNSCPNITSLLKDLNSCPLSVSELLTFLNEDEVVLVRVLTQSSVLHEAMEWSSLEGKLDLHGMHLSSAYLIMMQWMDEIKVRFSGDKCVVPAEIIVVSGSGKHSSVRGESPVKALVKKMMVRTGSPMRIDRKNVGCFIAKGKTVKEWLCQ from the exons ATGAATGAA ATGACGATAAGCACCTGTAGCATCGCTTTGCAACGCTTCCTTTTCACTCCGCCGCCTCAGAGCCTGAGCCAAGGTAGGAGAGAAAAGCTAATGGAGGTTCGGTGCAAGGCAGGAGCAGTGCCTTTGATGAAGCAAAGCCACAAGTTTCTCTCGTCCCTCTCTTCCCCAGCCTTGGCTGGAGATCCATCAGCTACTAACCGCCACATTAAGAAGTTCGTAGCTGCTTCCCCAAAGTCAGTGTCTCTCAATGTCCTCTCTCATCTCCTCTCACCTCACACTTCACTTCCCCATCTCTCCTTCTTTGCTCTCTAT TTATATTCAGAAATTACTCAAGCttcgtggtttgattggaacccgAAGCTCATTGCTGATCTTGTTGCTCTGCTCAATAAACTAGAAAGACTCCAAGAATCAGAAACTCTACTCTCCACTACCCTTACAAACCTCAAGTCAAACGAACGAGACTTGGCTCTCTTCCTCTGCAGTTTGGCTGAATCAAACTCCAAACAAGGCTCAGCACAGGGGTTCAACCAAGCCTGCCTTCGTTTGAGAGAGATACTCCAAACATCGTCATCAGTTTACCTCAAAACCCAAGCTTACAAGTCTATGGTTTCTGGACTATGCAACATGGACCAGCCTAACGATGCTGAAACCGTTATCGAAGAGATGAGACTCGAAAAACTAAAGCCGGGTGTGTTTGAATATAAGTCTGTTCTATACGGTTACGGAAGGTTAGGATTGTTTGATGACATGAACAGAATAGTGCATAGGATGGAGACAGAAGGTCACAGAGTCGACACGGTTTGTTCAAACATGGTTCTGTCTTCCTACGGAGCTCATGACGCTCTTCCCCAAATGGGTTCTTGGCTACAGAGACTGAAGGACTTCAACGTTCCTTTGTCCTTAAGAACGTACAACACGGTCTTGAATTCTTGTCCTAACATCACATCACTGTTAAAAGACTTGAATAGCTGTCCGCTCTCTGTTTCCGAACTGCTTACTTTTCTCAATGAAGACGAGGTGGTTCTGGTACGCGTATTGACTCAGTCCTCGGTTTTACATGAAGCCATGGAGTGGAGTTCGTTAGAAGGCAAGCTGGATTTGCATGGTATGCACTTGAGCTCGGCGTATTTGATAATGATGCAGTGGATGGATGAGATCAAGGTTAGGTTTAGTGGAGACAAGTGTGTGGTTCCTGCAGAGATTATAGTTGTTTCTGGCTCTGGAAAGCACAGTAGCGTGAGAGGAGAGTCACCGGTTAAAGCATTGGTTAAAAAGATGATGGTTCGTACCGGAAGCCCTATGAGAATCGACAGGAAGAACGTTGGTTGTTTTATTGCTAAGGGGAAAACAGTTAAAGAATGGCTTTGccaatga
- the LOC106439822 gene encoding F-box protein SKIP23: MVDWAILPKDLLNLISKSLDSSFDLLHFRSVCSSWRSSADPKPPLPTHHLPILPDNGTSLFPDSAVGFRLSQRSILLVKPHKPPISESDLFGWLVKVEEDLNAPRKVTTLLDPMSETRRSLPEHFPRSLDVSSFKIRELGREFKLHYFNTVGDIVNSLYLEKAVVRYLDSCSKFVLLTIHVSGKLAVFTSWDRAWTVINDMPSPYDDVIVFDGRFFGVDNNGRTVVVDFESLKLELVASPVYGGDKKFLIESCGEMLMVDMYLSMEEVDGDPGFGEEVFEHHAVFMNERTVKFKVFKFLEREKSWVEVKDLGGKMLFLGDDCNFTASASDLLPSCGGSCVFFNGNVFNEDNVDAMQDRDLGVFDFRSGKIELVHKLPEYAKLFWPPPPWITSHERAEDHPGETSSKC; the protein is encoded by the exons ATGGTCGATTGGGCAATACTCCCGAAGGATCTCCTAAACCTAATCTCCAAATCCCTCGATTCCTCCTTCGATCTCCTCCACTTCCGCTCCGTCTGCTCCTCATGGCGCTCCTCCGCCGACCCCAAGCCTCCTCTCCCGACTCACCACCTCCCGATCCTCCCCGATAACGGCACAAGCCTCTTCCCGGACTCCGCCGTGGGGTTCCGCCTCTCGCAGCGTAGCATCCTCCTCGTCAAACCTCACAAACCGCCGATCAGCGAGTCCGATCTGTTCGGATGGCTCGTCAAGGTCGAGGAAGACCTCAACGCCCCTCGTAAGGTGACGACGCTTCTCGATCCGATGAGCGAGACGAGACGCTCTCTCCCTGAGCATTTCCCTCGATCTCTCGATGTGTCCAGTTTCAAGATTCGAGAGCTAGGCCGCGAGTTCAAGCTTCATTACTTCAACACAGTGGGTGATATCGTCAACAGTTTGTACTTGGAGAAGGCCGTTGTTAGGTACTTAGATAGTTGCAGCAAGTTCGTGTTGCTTACGATTCATGTTTCCGGGAAGTTAGCTGTGTTCACCTCGTGGGATCGGGCTTGGACTGTGATCAACGACATGCCGTCTCCTTACGATGATGTGATTGTGTTCGACGGGCGTTTCTTCGGTGTTGACAACAATGGGAGGACTGTGGTTGTGGATTTTGAATCTTTGAAGCTTGAGTTGGTTGCGAGTCCTGTGTATGGCGGCGACAAGAAGTTCTTGATTGAGTCGTGTGGCGAGATGTTGATGGTGGATATGTATTTGAGCATGGAGGAGGTGGATGGGGATCCTGGGTTCGGCGAGGAGGTTTTTGAGCATCATGCGGTTTTTATGAATGAGAGGACCGTGAAGTTTAaggtttttaagtttttggaaAGGGAGAAGAGTTGGGTTGAGGTTAAGGATCTTGGGGGTAAGATGTTGTTCCTTGGGGATGACTGTAACTTCACCGCGTCAGCTTCTGATTTGTTGCCTTCCTGTGGTGGGAGTTGTGTGTTCTTTAACGGCAATGTCTTCAACGAGGATAATGTGGATGCAATGCAGGATCGAGATTTGGGAGTGTTTGATTTCAGGAGTGGGAAGATAGAGCTGGTGCATAAACTGCCTGAGTATGCTAAGCTGTTCTGGCCTCCACCTCCTTGGATTACTTCTCATGAG CGCGCTGAAGATCATCCGGGAGAAACATCATCAAAATGTTAA
- the LOC106442415 gene encoding mechanosensitive ion channel protein 8-like: MSFRNSFKSHSTYKQIRSPGNQSEANPENRPILHDHDHHLGMAHRKTESSRSSLDDGRNAPLERDSSYKFWQENTGTSEEPARTSLKDPTTINRQSGTLSDSFNFGSGKPQPPMEEPKSGGEHRQWGGRGEITLDVDHDNVDVSHQTQPTPTSTARSSFDPARDLRVSFNVQKAGINFVGSVPSSSTTPRSTTPSSCCSPRTMRTNQESHQQEEEVVRCTSNRSFQRKAELVSRTKTRSRLQDPPPEEDSSYSGWRSGQLKSGLLGDIDEEDDPLAEEDIPDEYKKGKLDAITLLEWLSLVAIIAALACSLSIPSWKKVRVWNLHLWKWEVFLLVLICGRLVSGWGIRIVVFFIERNFLLRKRVLYFVYGVRRAVQNCLWLSMVLIAWRYLFDKKVQRETDSKFLPYVTKILVCFLLSTILWLIKTLVVKVLASSFHVSTYFDRIQEALFNQYVIETLSGPPMIELSRIEEEEERAQQEIFKLQNAGAKLPPDLCAAAFPPRKSGRVLNPKLSTVISKSAADGGISVKHLQSMNHKNISAWNMKRLMKIVRHVSLTTLDEQMQETTNEDESTRQIRSEKEAKAAARKIFTNVARRGSKHIYLDDLMRFLREDEAVKTMYLFEGAPETRKISKSALKNWLVNAFRERRALTLTLNDTKTAVNKLHHMINIVTAIVIAVISLVLLEIASSKILLFVSSQVVLLAFIFGNTVKTVFESIIFLFIVHPYDVGDRCEIDDVQLVVEEMNILTTVFLRYDNLKIMYPNSLLWQKSISNYYRSPDMTDTIEFCVHITTPHEKIATIRQRISNYIDNKPEYWHPSAKIVVKNVEQLNMVRLVIWPDHRFNFQDILERWARRSVLVEEIIKILLELDIEYRFYPMGINVKAMPTVVSSRVPQGWSQTPA; the protein is encoded by the exons atgaGTTTCAGAAACTCTTTCAAATCTCACAGCACGTACAAACAGATACGAAGCCCCGGTAATCAAAGCGAAGCAAACCCTGAGAACCGTCCGATTCTCCATGACCACGATCACCACCTTGGCATGGCCCACCGCAAAACAGAGAGCTCTCGTTCTAGCCTCGACGACGGCCGAAACGCACCCCTGGAACGAGATTCCAGCTACAAGTTCTGGCAAGAAAACACTGGAACTTCCGAGGAGCCGGCACGAACCAGCCTTAAAGATCCGACCACTATTAATCGACAGAGCGGGACACTGAGCGACAGCTTCAACTTCGGATCAGGGAAGCCGCAGCCGCCTATGGAGGAGCCAAAGTCTGGAGGAGAACATCGACAATGGGGAGGTAGAGGAGAGATCACACTCGACGTGGATCATGACAACGTTGACGTAAGTCACCAGACACAACCAACCCCTACATCAACGGCTCGTTCATCATTCGACCCGGCGAGGGACTTACGAGTCTCTTTCAACGTTCAAAAAGCTGGTATAAACTTCGTCGGCTCGGTTCCATCTTCGTCCACTACTCCAAGGTCCACTACTCCTTCGTCTTGTTGTTCGCCCAGAACAATGAGGACGAATCAAGAGTCCCATCAGCAGGAAGAAGAGGTTGTGAGATGCACATCAAACAG gtcgTTTCAGAGGAAAGCAGAGCTTGTTTCAAGAACCAAGACAAGATCCAGGCTTCAAGATCCGCCACCCGAGGAAGACTCATCGTACTCTGGATGGCGATCGGGTCAGTTAAAATCCGGTTTACTCGGGGATATCGATGAAGAGGATGATCCGTTAGCGGAGGAAGATATACCTGACGAGTATAAGAAAGGGAAACTCGACGCTATAACCTTGCTCGAGTGGCTTAGCTTAGTGGCTATAATAGCTGCATTAGCGTGCAGTTTATCGATTCCTTCTTGGAAGAAAGTGAGAGTTTGGAACCTTCATTTGTGGAAATGGGAAGTGTTCCTGCTTGTTCTTATATGCGGGAGGCTGGTCTCTGGATGGGGAATCAGAatcgtcgtcttcttcatcgAGAGAAACTTTCTTTTGCGGAAACGAGTTCTTTACTTTGTCTACGGTGTCCGGAGAGCTGTGCAGAACTGTCTCTGGCTCAGTATGGTTCTTATCGCTTGGCGTTACTTGTTCGACAAGAAAGTACAGCGAGAGACGGATAGCAAGTTTCTTCCTTACGTAACCAAGATCTTGGTGTGTTTCTTGTTGAGCACTATCTTGTGGTTGATCAAGACACTAGTGGTCAAAGTTCTCGCTTCTTCGTTCCACGTCAGTACTTACTTTGACCGGATTCAAGAAGCTTTGTTTAACCAGTACGTGATTGAGACGTTGTCGGGTCCTCCCATGATTGAGCTGAGCAGGatcgaggaagaggaagagagggCGCAACAAGAGATTTTCAAGCTGCAGAACGCAGGTGCTAAGTTACCGCCTGATCTCTGTGCGGCTGCGTTCCCGCCGAGAAAGAGCGGGAGAGTGCTGAATCCGAAACTCTCAACGGTCATCTCGAAATCAGCAGCTGATGGTGGAATCAGCGTGAAGCACCTTCAGAGTATGAATCACAAGAACATCTCAGCTTGGAACATGAAGAGGCTAATGAAGATTGTGAGGCATGTTTCGCTCACCACGTTGGACGAGCAGATGCAAGAAACCACGAACGAAGATGAATCCACCCGACAGATACGGAGCGAAAAAGAAGCTAAAGCAGCTGCAAGGAAGATTTTCACGAACGTGGCTCGACGCGGTTCAAA GCACATTTACTTGGATGATTTGATGAGATTTTTGCGTGAAGACGAGGCGGTGAAGACAATGTACCTCTTCGAAGGTGCACCAGAGACAAGAAAGATCAGCAAATCAGCTTTGAAGAATTGGCtg GTCAATGCTTTCAGAGAGCGAAGAGCTCTTACCCTGACACTCAACGACACCAAAACAGCTGTGAACAAGCTTCATCACATGATCAATATTGTCACTGCCATTGTCATAGCTGTAATATCGCTTGTACTTCTGGAAATCGCATCCTCCAAAATACTTCTCTTTGTAAGTTCACAAGTTGTACTACTGGCCTTCATCTTTGGGAACACGGTCAAGACTGTCTTCGAGTCAATCATCTTCTTGTTCATCGTGCATCCTTACGATGTTGGTGATCGCTGTGAGATTGACGATGTACAG ttggtggtggaggagatgaACATACTTACCACAGTGTTCTTGAGATATGACAATCTGAAGATTATGTATCCGAATAGTCTTTTATGGCAGAAATCAATCAGCAATTACTACCGCAGTCCAGACATGACTGATACAATCGAGTTTTGTGTCCACATTACTACTCCTCATGAAAAGATTGCAACGATCAGGCAAAGAAtatcaaa CTACATTGACAACAAGCCAGAGTATTGGCACCCATCAGCTAAGATCGTTGTAAAGAACGTGGAACAGTTGAACATGGTAAGGTTAGTAATTTGGCCAGATCACAGGTTTAATTTCCAAGACATACTTGAGAGATGGGCAAGAAGATCCGTCTTGGTCGAAGAAATAATTAAGATCCTCCTCGAACTCGACATTGAGTACCGGTTTTATCCAATGGGTATCAATGTCAAAGCAATGCCTACAGTTGTCTCCAGCAGAGTTCCACAAGGCTGGTCGCAAACCCCTGCTTGA